The nucleotide sequence CAGTCACTCTCCAGCAATCGATTGACATGGTTGAAACAGCACGCCGTACAGGGAAAATGCTGTCGGTTGGATTTCAGCCGCGCTATGATCCGAATATGAAAAACATAAAAGAAATCATTCAATCCGGCCAGCTCGGGGATGTGTACTACATACAGACTGGCGGCGGAAGAAGAAGAGGCATGCCTGGAGGTACTTTTATAAACAAAGATCTTGCCGGTGCAGGAGCTATGGCTGATATTGGCTGCTATTCACTCGACCTTGCCTTGCATGCACTGAATTATCCTAAGCCGCTGACCGTTTCAGCCTACACATCCAATCATTTCGGAACAAATCCACTCTATCATCATGAAGCAGATCGATTTGAAGTAGAAGATTTTGGTGTGGCGATGGTCAGACTTGAAGGCGGAAAAGTGCTGAACTTCAAAATTTCCTGGGCGATGCATATGGATTCACTCGGCCCGACGCTGTTTCTCGGCAAAAATGCGGGACTCAAACTTACACCTGCAGGAACGGGACCGTGGAGCGGTGTGTGGGACGGCGGTATAGGGAGCATTTCCATGTTCCATGATATAGCCGGTCAGCATGCTGAGACGACAATCCCGGTAATTGACCACAAGATTGATATTTTCCATGAAAAAGTAAGAGACTTCGTAGCAGCGATCATTGAGCAGCGTCCTGCCCCGATCCCGGCAGAGGAAATTTTAATTAACCAGGCGATTATCGATGGCATTCTGCGCTCCTCTGAACAGGGGCGGGAAGTGGAGATTAAGGTTCCTGTGTTTGCTTAATTAGGTGCACCCCTCACCAAGTGGAGGGGTGTTTTTTGATGTTCTTGATGGTGGCAATAGGATGTTTAGGTCCATCAAATGTGGGAACTCTGTACTTGATGGCACTATTCTATCAGCTTAGAACCATCAAAATCGTAATCTCGGTTCTTGATGGAATTTATCCAGCGGAAAGGAACCATCAAAACTAGAATCTGAGTTCTTGGTGGCACTTATCCAGCAGAAAGGAACCATCAAAACTGGAATTTGTGTTCTTGGTGGCACTTATCTAGCGGAAAGGAACCATCAAAACTGAAATCCGCGTTCTTGATGGCACTTATCCAGCAGAAAGGAACCATCAAAACTG is from Bacillus sp. FSL H8-0547 and encodes:
- a CDS encoding Gfo/Idh/MocA family oxidoreductase, with product MSTIKIGIIGSGGIAVLHAKAYQQMKDVTIAAVADVVPGKAQEFIQMLGIEGAQAFDNHLDLLELDLDGVSVCTPNVTHHRTSIDSLLAGKHVLVEKPLAVTLQQSIDMVETARRTGKMLSVGFQPRYDPNMKNIKEIIQSGQLGDVYYIQTGGGRRRGMPGGTFINKDLAGAGAMADIGCYSLDLALHALNYPKPLTVSAYTSNHFGTNPLYHHEADRFEVEDFGVAMVRLEGGKVLNFKISWAMHMDSLGPTLFLGKNAGLKLTPAGTGPWSGVWDGGIGSISMFHDIAGQHAETTIPVIDHKIDIFHEKVRDFVAAIIEQRPAPIPAEEILINQAIIDGILRSSEQGREVEIKVPVFA